The Magnolia sinica isolate HGM2019 chromosome 9, MsV1, whole genome shotgun sequence sequence GTCTTGTGGGAAAACCGCAACGGTTTAAACAATCTCAGGCAACCGTTCACATTCAATTAAGAGAGTTCATCCAAGCACTTAGTATTGTCAGACTGTTCTGATTTTTGGGCTTTGGGAcatcatccatggtggggcccagtggAAAAGCGACCCGGAATTCTTATGTGTGCTATGTGTAAACATGCAGGTACGTGCTGTATTAGCACTTCTATACAAATGTATAATTGAGAGAAATATGAAAACATATAAGAGGGTTGTCTAGTACCTGAGACAGGGCATTGACAGCAAATTCAGGAACAGACAAGAACTCATCTGCAGATATAAATCCTTTCGCACTTCGATCGAGTTGACAAAATCTCTGATACAATGACACAATTTCTTGCCGCGAAACTGAATTTACCACCCCGAAGAACTGAATTAACTTTGTATTTACAAAACAAGGGAGAGACAATGATAGAAGAGAAATGTTAAGGCAGTTTCCTCTTTCTGCCCTACCACGTGATGATCAAGACGTTCATCTGGGTCCCACTATAAATCAATCACATGGCAAAAATCTCTTTGCAGTAGATCTTCCACTCCATAGAAAGGCAAGCTAGTGGCAACCCTCCAGAAAAGTAGTTTCCAACGTTGTATGGACGGTAAAAATCTCCAATTCATGAGATTTTCAACATTGGACCCATCTATGGTGGGATATtcaagatgaacggtccagatcatcagcCGGTAGGGCAGAAGTGAGGAAATTCCTTAGCAGTCCCTATAACAGAAAGAAGAGCTTTCCAGCTCCTTGCGCAATGAACCGTTGCAATACATCGCCAGTAAAGCTCGCCGTACAATAAACGAATCGGCTCCGTACTCT is a genomic window containing:
- the LOC131254791 gene encoding uncharacterized protein LOC131254791 isoform X2, coding for MGNASSMLTQYDIEEVQEHCDNIFSRQEIVSLYQRFCQLDRSAKGFISADEFLSVPEFAVNALSQMLLFLSLYMDCEGGK
- the LOC131254791 gene encoding uncharacterized protein LOC131254791 isoform X1: MGNASSMLTQYDIEEVQEHCDNIFSRQEIVSLYQRFCQLDRSAKGFISADEFLSVPEFAVNALSQVIIFKESKHVRRCSWPD
- the LOC131254791 gene encoding uncharacterized protein LOC131254791 isoform X3, yielding MGNASSMLTQYDIEEVQEHCDNIFSRQEIVSLYQRFCQLDRSAKGFISADEFLSVPEFAVNALSQEGSEDFTGQRYS